In one Zymoseptoria tritici IPO323 chromosome 10, whole genome shotgun sequence genomic region, the following are encoded:
- the MgSrv2 gene encoding adenylate cyclase-associated protein (Adenylate cyclase-associated protein (CAP); In S. cerevisiae CAP interacts with Ras and adenylate cyclase to increase cAMP levels under specific environmental conditions. Related to yeast Srv2.), producing MAAPGGQGMNNLTTLIKRLEAATSRLEDIASSASTFDSASPNAVPTGSTATKASASAPELAIVTPSISQQTVKPEAPPLPISIQDMDTLIDTDVKAFIDSSKGLDPLVEEQAAAVAKGFADQRRFLLVTTKAKRPDQSSQTFMDLLKDLQQDLGTAGDIKDSNRGAPVKEHLAMVAEGISTLQWLVLEGKPADTVGEMIGGAQMYGNRVLKNYKEGDQAHVKFVRSYYALLNALKDYIKKHYPMGVTWNASGVDAAQAMREIDAGPTTNGTSAAAGGPPPPPPPPPLPNFDNMPAPPPPPPGAAPKAAAGGDMGAVFDQLNRGESVTKGLKKVDPSQMTHKNPELRAASVVPGEDISRSRSPGPQIKPKPQSMRQNSTNLTPTPPKKEPKKELDGNKWLIENFDSPSQPITIDVSLSQSILITACKNTTIILKGKANAISIDNSPRLQILVETLVSSVDVIKSPNFAIQITGAVPTILLDQVDGASLYLSKESLACEVFTSKCSSVNLVLPPESEEADDSKECPLPEQIRTYIKGGKLMSEIVEHAG from the exons ATGGCTGCTCCGGGCGGCCAAGGCATGAACAATTTGACGACTCTAATCAAACG ACTCGAAGCCGCCACTTCTCGACTAGAAGACATTGCCTCTTCTGCCTCGACCTTTGATTCTGCTTCTCCCAATGCCGTACCTACAGGGTCCACGGCCACGAAGGCCTCCGCAAGTGCTCCTGAGCTTGCCATCGTTACACCTTCGATCAGCCAGCAAACGGTGAAGCCTGAGGCGCCGCCGTTGCCGATTTCAATCCAGGACATGGATACGTTGATCGACACGGACGTGAAGGCGTTCATCGATTCGAGCAAGGGTTTGGATCCTCTGGTGGAAGAGCAGGCAGCAGCAGTCGCAAAGGGGTTCGCGGATCAGAGACGATTCCTGTTGGTCAcaacgaaggcgaagagACCTGATCAGTCGTCTCAGACTTTCATGGACTTGTTGAAGGATCTCCAGCAGGATCTGGGAACGGCAGGAGATATCAAAGACAGCAACCGAGGGGCACCTGTGAAGGAGCATCTGGCTATGGTTGCAGAGGGCATCAGCACATTGCAGTGGTTGGTGTTGGAGGGCAAGCCAGCGGATACTGTCGGTGAGATGATCGGAGGCGCACAGATGTACGGCAATCGGGTGTTGAAAAACTATAAGGAAGG AGATCAAGCACACGTCAAGTTCGTGCGATCTTACTACGCTCTCCTCAACGCGCTGAAGGACTACATCAAGAAGCACTATCCGATGGGTGTGACGTGGAACGCATCTGGTGTTGACGCCGCCCAGGCTATGCGTGAGATTGATGCCGGTCCCACAACGAACGGCacttcagcagcagcaggaggacctcctccgcctcctccaccaccgccactCCCCAACTTCGACAATATGCCagcgcctccaccaccaccgcccggCGCCGCACCAAAAGCCGCTGCAGGAGGTGACATGGGCGCCGTGTTCGACCAGCTCAACCGCGGCGAATCGGTCACCAAAGGCCTCAAGAAAGTTGACCCGTCCCAAATGACGCACAAGAACCCCGAACTCCGCGCCGCATCAGTGGTTCCAGGTGAAGATATCAGCCGGAGTAGGAGTCCAGGCCCGCAAATCAAGCCCAAACCACAAAGCATGCGCCAGAACAGCACCAACCTCACGCCAACACCTCCAAAGAAGGAGCCAAAGAAGGAATTAGACGGCAACAAATGGCTCATCGAAAACTTCGACTCTCCTTCCCAACCCATCACCATCGACGTCTCCCTCTCGCAAtccatcctcatcaccgcCTGCAAAAACACCACCATCATCCTCAAGGGCAAAGCGAACGCCATCTCAATCGACAATTCCCCTCGACTGCAAATCCTGGTCGAAACTCTCGTCTCCTCGGTAGATGTGATCAAGAGCCCGAACTTTGCGATACAAATCACCGGCGCGGTACCGACGATCTTGCTGGACCAGGTCGATGGCGCGAGTCTGTATCTCAGCAAGGAAAGCTTGGCGTGCGAGGTCTTCACGAGTAAATGCTCGAGTGTGAATTTGGTGCTGCCGCcggagagcgaggaggcgGATGATTCGAAGGAGTGTCCGCTGCCGGAGCAGATTCGGACGTATATCAAGGGAGGGAAGTTGATGAGTGAGATTGTGGAGCATGCTGGGTAG